Proteins co-encoded in one Lasioglossum baleicum chromosome 14, iyLasBale1, whole genome shotgun sequence genomic window:
- the LOC143216033 gene encoding uncharacterized protein LOC143216033, with protein MSCIGVPRYEDGFRLAGPASECSLRSKARIDALFEDSRSIYGSSMGGWYGAVSTMNSHNLDEAGADEQRRVNSAVQARIEAMFASVEAESGTPGECAAAILPVKYLGAAPVGGRVASVRGLQEPLRQLLERVEYSTRAELEVSRRGLSFRTTDGCERNNPFRRIAVWSALRLRSKRASSGDLLHAFLPLVGDQDQGQAGEDKHADLYRTMRGLMASTDCYPPVFAVVMRRPGATRVLECHAFACETEEDAIAAAATLYRALLADLDTNRRRPRHANGVGCISLASVASSVREPSPGSRVSARTSILHAELVPPHPVRPPRTKKKTSVCSSVTEDESSKPAEMKAPRRKKKNSEIKAEDILEARGKMPSPSEKSDATDRIFNSVRKSFDPKPVNEEERQNSKNKYVIGEANILEQSKADQPVDSGKLYDVGVAGLYERVTNRYEKLPVRGKMEKPAGSGHQSPLKEDEEGKKKSKEPEKGSYDVSHPMESMRRQQVYACRSENLYYDRIDKPGCKDEENSIYERHSKRGSKERIYEEHFKDADKIYSIAQEDIYSGRNSRLDRDRIRSVQEDVYLGRSSRSDTYQLIQKKVVDSVSVERRRSRDPEKTSSGRRLSRVVTMDKPLKKHLCDSSTNLNVPEYSQPRVRKRSRAGSEPPVGRSEDAMMVVQEGRLKRSQSDIDMDRGDLMTRVELPRRGSFLKPGTARRPNSIKGGTPLGFTELFDEFRNQEGLTSVDDILAAIIDPEGMSFNDLKPLYKEFLLKLAATLTQDELYQRSASIMRRRRRPQRRRSSRRTCLLGRAIKRSVSRLKGGPTEFTSVIFPARRLNDSFGSSSSCDVRNNHRNRVLANKLVNRRSSWKLSKPGGCHTTSEDSDTCRRLIRNVGATANRSSSGYVSCSECSYDSESCTCVSADKCYCSLSRRVPAQPRVVANAVVCSCDTDSCSESNKCYCPRQPAQPTILVQLKQRGIVPSEGTLSRGGSPERARTSRSSRNRTPTQGLDVLKKQSSSSYSSSNNLALDYDLFNPGRNSQQSSDSEKVLVVSARDTQGRLVYVGGADRDKKCLSHCSSRSGAHHEALSIKKSAEIAAIFGADSNRISRRASNASSIRSSISMEAGLGYLP; from the exons ATGTCCTGCATCGGGGTGCCTCGATATGAAGATGGCTTCCGGTTGGCTGGTCCTGCCTCGGAATGCTCTCTCAGGAGCAAGGCTCGCATCGACGCCCTCTTCGAGGACTCTAG GTCGATTTACGGGTCCAGCATGGGCGGCTGGTATGGGGCAGTGTCCACCATGAACTCTCACAACTTGGACGAGGCCGGCGCGGATGAACAGAGGAGGGTGAACAGCGCGGTGCAGGCGCGGATCGAGGCGATGTTCGCGTCTGTGGAAGCCGAAAGCGGAACACCCGGGGAATGCGCGGCCGCCATTTTGCCG GTGAAATACTTGGGAGCAGCTCCAGTGGGGGGCCGCGTGGCGAGCGTTCGTGGCCTCCAGGAGCCATTGCGCCAACTCCTGGAGCGGGTGGAGTACTCGACGAGAGCGGAACTTGAGGTTTCTAGACGTGGACTGAGCTTCCGCACAACGGACGGCTGCGAGAGGAACAATCCATTCCGTAGGATCGCAGTATGGAGTGCATTGAGACTTCGCTCGAAAAGGGCATCTTCTGGTGACCTGCTTCACGCTTTCCTACCGTTGGTCGGCGATCAGGATCAGGGCCAGGCTGGCGAGGACAAGCACGCGGATCTCTACAG GACAATGCGAGGTTTAATGGCGTCGACTGACTGCTACCCGCCGGTGTTCGCAGTGGTGATGCGTCGTCCAGGTGCAACGAGGGTGCTAGAATGCCACGCGTTCGCCTGCGAGACTGAAGAGGACGCAATCGCAGCCGCAGCAACGCTGTACCGAGCTCTTCTAGCCGACCTGGACACGAATCGTCGTCGTCCAAGACACGCGAACGGCGTCGGTTGCATCAGTTTAGCATCGGTGGCTTCTAGCGTTCGAGAGCCTAGTCCAGGTAGCAGAGTGAGTGCCAGGACGAGTATCCTGCACGCTGAGCTAGTGCCTCCGCATCCTGTGAGGCCTCCGAGAACTAAGAAGAAGACCTCGGTATGTAGTTCGGTGACAGAGGACGAGAGCAGCAAGCCAGCTGAAATGAAGGCGCctaggaggaagaagaagaactcGGAAATCAAGGCGGAGGACATATTGGAAGCTAGAGGAAAGATGCCTAGTCCTAGTGAAAAATCGGATGCTACAGATCGGATTTTCAACTCCGTGAGGAAGAGCTTCGATCCGAAGCCTGTTAACGAGGAAGAACGACAGAATTCGAAGAACAAGTATGTGATCGGTGAAGCTAACATTTTGGAACAGTCTAAAGCAGATCAGCCCGTTGATTCCGGGAAGTTGTATGACGTGGGAGTTGCTGGTTTGTATGAGAGAGTGACGAACAGGTACGAGAAACTGCCAGTGAGAGGGAAGATGGAGAAACCTGCTGGTTCAGGACACCAGAGTCCTTTGAAGGAGGATGAGGAGGGAAAGAAGAAGAGCAAAGAACCTGAAAAGGGTTCCTACGATGTGAGCCACCCGATGGAAAGTATGAGACGACAACAGGTGTACGCTTGCAGATCTGAGAACCTGTACTACGATAGGATTGATAAGCCAGGCTGCAAGGACGAGGAGAACTCGATCTACGAGCGCCACAGCAAGCGAGGTAGCAAAGAGAGGATCTACGAGGAGCACTTCAAGGACGCGGACAAGATCTACAGTATCGCTCAGGAGGACATTTACAGTGGCAGGAACAGTAGACTTGATAGGGACAGGATCAGAAGTGTGCAGGAGGACGTGTATCTCGGGAGATCCTCTAGGAGCGACACTTATCAGCTGATTCAGAAGAAAGTAGTGGATTCGGTGTCTGTAGAACGTAGACGGTCCAGAGACCCAGAGAAGACCTCGTCAGGGAGACGGTTGAGCAGAGTGGTTACTATGGACAAGCCCCTGAAGAAGCACTTGTGCGATTCCTCCACGAACCTGAACGTCCCCGAGTACAGTCAGCCTAGAGTTAGGAAGAGGAGCAGAGCTGGCAGCGAGCCTCCAGTTGGCCGGTCTGAAGATGCGATGATGGTGGTGCAGGAGGGTCGTCTGAAAAGGTCTCAGAGCGATATAGATATGGATAGAGGCGATTTGATGACCAGGGTCGAGCTGCCTCGAAGAGGAAGCTTCCTGAAGCCGGGCACTGCGAGGAGACCTAATAGTATCAAAGGTGGAACGCCTCTGGGATTCACGGAACTGTTCGACGAGTTCAGGAACCAGGAGGGCTTGACCAGCGTGGACGACATCCTGGCAGCCATTATTG ATCCAGAAGGAATGTCCTTCAACGACCTGAAGCCTCTGTACAAAGAGTTCCTGTTGAAGCTGGCGGCAACATTGACGCAGGATGAACTGTATCAACGATCGGCTAGCATCATGAGAAGACGTCGAAGGCCGCAACGAAGAAGGTCCAGCAGGAGGACCTGTTTGCTAGGCAGGGCAATCAAGAGGTCCGTGTCTAGGTTGAAAGGCGGCCCAACGGAGTTCACGTCTGTCATCTTCCCTGCGAGGAGATTGAACGATAGTTTTGGCAGCAGCTCCTCTTGCGACGTCAGGAATAATCACAGGAACAGGGTACTGGCTAATAAGCTGGTCAACAGGAGGTCCTCGTGGAAGTTGAGCAAACCTGGCGGCTGCCACACTACCTCCGAAGACAGCGACACCT GTAGACGACTCATTCGCAACGTAGGCGCGACAGCAAACAGAAGCAGCAGCGGCTACGTGAGCTGCAGCGAGTGCAGCTACGACTCCGAGTCCTGCACCTGCGTTTCCGCAGACAAGTGCTACTGTTCCCTATCCAGGAGAGTACCTGCTCAACCACGGGTCGTCGCCAATGCTGTGGTTTGCTCCTGCGACACTGACAGTTGCTCGGAGAGCAACAAATGCTACTGCCCCAGGCAACCTGCGCAGCCAACGATCCTCGTACAGCTGAAACAAAGAGGCATCGTGCCGTCTGAGGGCACTTTGAGCAGAGGCGGAAGCCCGGAGAGGGCCAGGACGTCGAGATCAAGCAGAAATCGGACGCCCACCCAAGGTTTGGATGTACTCAAG AAGCAGTCGTCGTCAAGCTACAGCAGTTCGAACAACCTGGCCCTGGACTACGACCTGTTCAACCCCGGCAGGAACTCTCAGCAGTCCTCTGACAGCGAGAAGGTCCTGGTTGTCAGTGCAAGAGACACTCAAGGTCGTTTGGTCTACGTTGGAGGTGCCGATAGGGACAAGAAGTGTCTCTCGCATTGTTCCAGCAGATCGGGAGCACATCACGAAGCACTCTCGATCAAGAAAAGCGCTGAGATCGCGGCCATCTTTGGCGCTGACTCGAATCGGATTAGCAGAAGAGCTAGCAACGCTTCCAGCATCAGGAGCTCCATCAGCATGGAGGCTGGACTTGGCTACCTACCCTGA